The Desertifilum tharense IPPAS B-1220 genome includes a region encoding these proteins:
- a CDS encoding NACHT domain-containing NTPase, whose protein sequence is MIVTLQQQGSTHPLRDRSGLKIRRKLLAATQRHIQERQTQSLHQAVLATLGTEQAAASGQLPCDLSVKIGGRRTFTLSQEDHLNELVVENSGIWAILGQPGAGKTALLLDLARSFVVRAQTDERQPIPVLLDLVDWTPQQEWEHWIALKLLKTYQLPLDYSQAWLKQGEFLLLLDGLDCLVVEQQDRCLQAIQSFLELVENSPSLIFCTRLEDYRSCETKLQLKGAVLLQPLSYAQIQDYLMSARSRELWHNLKKDSHLLKLGNAPLLLSMMALSYEEILIHSWKRIESDEQQYHYLLNAFIRRMLALDIPSRDYRRGKEPRPEVTRTWLAILAQAMERDRACFFCPEQLQPSWLTRRSDRTLYRFGVGLGMALICAGVAGVAVGVLVGWNYGAIVGAIALLLGLVAGLTQNTDQITLSAQDRLCSSTLWQTLIKVPGSAFVVGVIVGPALGLSLGMGLRYGPAIGALWALVWCVLFGLLWGAVRLLTPDIGTVRLPNQGIKQAVAIAGAIAPLASLIVALVCGVGLGLVTEPSFGLTVGLISGLVTWFLLAFESLVASIQHLVLRLILVKNRQLPWNYSRFLNYATHRHLLQRVNGRYRFIHELLQTHFSRG, encoded by the coding sequence ATGATTGTGACACTTCAGCAGCAAGGATCGACCCACCCCTTGCGCGATCGCTCCGGGTTAAAAATCCGACGAAAACTGCTCGCCGCCACGCAGCGCCACATTCAAGAGCGACAAACTCAATCGCTCCATCAAGCCGTGCTGGCGACGCTTGGAACAGAACAAGCCGCTGCATCTGGGCAACTTCCCTGCGACTTAAGCGTTAAAATTGGCGGACGGCGGACGTTTACCCTCTCCCAAGAAGACCATTTAAACGAGCTTGTCGTTGAAAATAGCGGAATCTGGGCTATTTTAGGACAACCGGGAGCGGGAAAAACCGCACTCCTGTTAGATTTAGCCCGTTCTTTTGTCGTTCGCGCCCAAACGGATGAGCGCCAACCTATTCCGGTTCTCCTCGATCTCGTCGATTGGACGCCGCAGCAGGAATGGGAGCATTGGATTGCCCTTAAACTCCTTAAAACCTATCAACTCCCCCTAGACTATAGCCAAGCGTGGTTGAAGCAGGGTGAATTTTTACTGTTGCTTGATGGACTCGATTGTTTGGTTGTAGAGCAACAAGATCGATGCTTGCAGGCGATTCAATCGTTTCTAGAGTTGGTGGAAAACTCGCCCTCGTTGATTTTCTGCACCCGCTTGGAAGATTACCGCAGTTGTGAAACCAAACTGCAACTTAAGGGAGCGGTATTGCTGCAACCTTTAAGCTATGCTCAGATCCAAGACTACCTGATGAGCGCTCGCAGTCGGGAGTTGTGGCATAACCTAAAAAAAGATTCCCATCTGCTGAAGTTAGGGAACGCGCCGCTGCTGTTGAGCATGATGGCTCTCAGCTACGAGGAGATTTTGATTCACTCTTGGAAGCGGATTGAGAGCGATGAGCAACAATATCACTATTTACTGAATGCGTTTATCCGGCGGATGCTGGCGTTAGATATTCCCAGTCGCGACTACCGTCGGGGAAAAGAACCGCGTCCGGAGGTGACTCGCACCTGGTTAGCCATTTTAGCGCAGGCAATGGAGCGCGATCGCGCCTGTTTTTTCTGTCCCGAACAGCTTCAACCGAGTTGGCTTACCCGTCGGAGCGATCGCACCTTATACCGCTTTGGGGTAGGGTTGGGGATGGCGCTGATCTGTGCGGGGGTTGCAGGCGTTGCAGTTGGCGTTTTGGTGGGGTGGAATTATGGCGCAATTGTTGGAGCGATCGCGCTCTTGTTAGGCTTAGTGGCAGGATTGACGCAAAACACAGACCAAATTACCCTATCGGCTCAAGATCGCTTATGTTCGAGTACCCTGTGGCAAACCTTGATTAAGGTTCCGGGTTCGGCATTTGTGGTGGGGGTAATTGTCGGGCCGGCTTTGGGGTTAAGCTTGGGGATGGGTTTGCGCTATGGCCCTGCAATTGGGGCGCTTTGGGCGCTAGTGTGGTGCGTTCTGTTTGGCTTATTATGGGGGGCCGTACGCCTGCTGACTCCCGATATTGGCACAGTGCGATTGCCCAATCAAGGGATTAAACAGGCGGTGGCTATTGCGGGTGCGATCGCGCCTTTAGCGAGTTTAATTGTGGCCTTAGTCTGTGGCGTCGGTTTAGGTTTAGTCACAGAACCCAGTTTTGGCTTAACGGTGGGTTTAATTAGCGGCTTAGTCACCTGGTTTTTACTGGCGTTTGAAAGTCTAGTCGCCAGCATTCAACATTTAGTGCTGCGCCTGATTCTCGTCAAAAATCGCCAGCTTCCCTGGAACTATTCCCGCTTCCTCAACTATGCCACCCACCGCCACCTCTTACAGCGGGTGAACGGACGCTATCGCTTCATTCACGAACTGCTGCAAACTCATTTTTCAAGGGGTTAA
- a CDS encoding NACHT domain-containing NTPase — MVNQGERSRKASEAGIRYALTALTNKAQSREDLAKEVQLSRSTVMKFFSGKPVDYPNFVNICQALDLDWQEIAIGEEKVHNNSAENLAIEAIIQQARLDCQAQIQYQCGTLRMLDISRAIALTDIFTEVNVLEQLNSQQWRDMSELVKDFNPILNRFDRLGLSKVRQARVCGLDALSRYRKLMILGKPGAGKTTFLQHIAIQCSEGKFEPQRVPLFIKLKEFAEDAHDKGEFNLLKYLIQNLSISKIKPEIAHQLIETGKTVILLDGLDEVAEFDSERVVREIRRVTRYHQNYFAITCRIAASSHQFQEFTDVEVADFNSEQVKSFSQKWFVAVAGNDSSAGKALAAKFTNKLQSPENEAIRELSVTPILLNLTCLVFHANADFPSSRAKLYEQGLDILLRRWDKARGIYRDEVYLSLTLARKKQLLVQVAAIAFEKGIYFFEQSQIQQLIANYLQTLPDTLTSPDEVNLDSEVVLKSIEAQHGLLVERARRIYSFSHLTFQEYLTAQNIIDRLTLDTEKSFVRYITDRRWREVFLLVVDMIDTPDSLLQAMKQYIDWMAASDENLQQLLTWVSQKSCSVNSDCKHSATRVFYLSRARADILDLSRADSSDFAYIFDPDFQPSFDLLFDRELDRILGFTFNRMLDIRQALCRFIKIVLCYPIKQQPTFDYIFGLTFNPLYKEKIEEVCKLWRALQTLSHQLPNSKKNPEEFKQWWNINGANWTAQLRNVMIEHRNIGHDWQFNRQSQDFLEQYLNANLFLLNCLHRAHHVSPTVRKEIEETLLLPLAEIEQRASYGT; from the coding sequence ATGGTAAATCAAGGAGAGCGATCGCGCAAAGCGTCAGAGGCAGGAATTAGATACGCCTTAACCGCACTGACGAACAAAGCGCAGAGCCGCGAAGATTTAGCCAAGGAAGTCCAATTAAGTCGCTCGACAGTAATGAAGTTTTTTAGCGGCAAACCTGTTGATTACCCAAATTTTGTTAACATTTGTCAAGCTTTAGACCTAGATTGGCAAGAGATCGCAATCGGTGAAGAGAAAGTACACAATAATAGTGCTGAGAATCTTGCGATCGAAGCCATCATCCAGCAAGCTCGTCTTGATTGCCAAGCTCAAATCCAATATCAATGCGGCACTTTGCGAATGTTGGATATTTCTAGAGCGATCGCCCTGACTGATATCTTTACTGAAGTTAATGTTTTAGAGCAACTTAACAGTCAGCAATGGCGAGATATGTCTGAGTTAGTCAAAGACTTTAACCCAATATTGAATCGTTTTGACCGACTTGGACTGAGTAAAGTGCGGCAGGCTAGAGTTTGTGGGTTAGATGCCCTGTCGCGATATCGAAAATTAATGATATTGGGTAAACCCGGAGCAGGTAAAACAACCTTTTTACAACATATTGCAATTCAGTGTAGTGAAGGAAAGTTTGAGCCGCAGCGCGTTCCATTATTTATTAAACTTAAAGAATTTGCTGAAGATGCTCATGACAAAGGTGAATTCAATTTATTAAAATATCTCATTCAAAATTTGAGCATTAGTAAAATTAAACCTGAGATTGCTCATCAACTGATCGAGACAGGCAAAACTGTAATTTTACTGGATGGTTTAGATGAAGTAGCCGAATTTGATAGCGAGCGAGTTGTCAGGGAAATTCGTAGGGTGACTCGCTATCATCAAAATTACTTCGCGATTACTTGTAGAATTGCTGCCTCTAGCCATCAATTCCAAGAATTCACAGATGTTGAAGTTGCGGACTTTAATTCAGAACAAGTTAAAAGTTTTTCCCAAAAGTGGTTTGTAGCTGTTGCTGGAAATGATTCTTCCGCAGGGAAAGCTCTAGCAGCAAAATTTACTAATAAACTTCAAAGTCCTGAAAACGAGGCAATCCGAGAATTGTCTGTCACGCCGATTTTGCTTAATTTAACTTGTTTAGTGTTTCACGCAAACGCTGATTTTCCCTCTAGCCGAGCCAAGTTGTACGAACAGGGATTAGATATATTACTCAGAAGATGGGATAAAGCTAGAGGAATTTACCGAGATGAGGTTTATCTCTCGTTAACATTAGCTCGAAAAAAACAATTACTAGTTCAGGTAGCGGCGATCGCGTTTGAAAAAGGTATTTATTTTTTTGAACAATCTCAAATTCAACAACTCATTGCTAATTATCTTCAGACTTTACCAGATACCCTCACTAGCCCGGATGAAGTGAATCTAGATAGCGAGGTTGTATTAAAATCAATTGAGGCTCAACATGGATTATTAGTCGAACGAGCGCGGCGAATTTATTCCTTCTCGCATTTAACCTTTCAAGAATATCTAACCGCTCAAAATATTATCGATCGCTTAACACTAGATACAGAAAAAAGCTTTGTCAGGTATATTACCGATCGGCGCTGGCGAGAAGTATTTTTGCTAGTTGTAGACATGATAGATACACCTGATTCTCTATTACAGGCAATGAAGCAATACATTGATTGGATGGCAGCTTCAGATGAAAATCTGCAACAACTTCTAACTTGGGTATCTCAAAAGTCCTGTTCTGTAAATTCGGACTGTAAGCATTCGGCTACTCGCGTTTTTTATCTATCCCGCGCTCGTGCTGATATCTTAGATCTCTCTCGTGCTGATTCTTCTGACTTTGCTTATATTTTTGACCCAGATTTTCAGCCTAGCTTTGACTTATTATTTGACCGCGAACTGGATCGAATCTTAGGTTTTACTTTTAATCGTATGCTTGATATTCGTCAAGCCTTGTGTCGCTTCATAAAGATTGTTCTTTGTTATCCTATAAAGCAACAACCCACTTTCGATTATATCTTTGGATTGACATTCAATCCTCTCTATAAAGAGAAAATAGAAGAAGTTTGTAAGCTCTGGCGAGCGCTTCAAACCCTCAGTCATCAACTGCCTAATTCCAAGAAAAATCCAGAAGAGTTCAAACAATGGTGGAACATCAACGGAGCGAATTGGACAGCACAATTAAGAAACGTGATGATTGAGCATCGTAATATCGGTCATGACTGGCAATTTAATCGGCAATCTCAAGACTTTCTTGAACAGTATTTGAATGCCAATTTATTTTTACTAAATTGCTTGCACCGCGCTCATCATGTCAGTCCTACAGTCCGAAAAGAAATTGAGGAAACTCTGTTGTTGCCCCTTGCTGAAATTGAGCAAAGAGCTAGTTACGGCACTTGA
- a CDS encoding PEP-CTERM sorting domain-containing protein gives MVTRNQLSIATATFIVLSSFIPAKALAFSIISEVFGSPTPRNINGQSLQNGDFLITPIQPHVTWLGDGIDEVTSWSFDFTDHPNYGTFTPSTKLASALLTLTLTPKSGLLITDTMGITGLKSINVPNIPGLPALHQKGTITLNLFDYGFTSQEIMGVLTANNGIIPWGYQDDSILSYAKLELEAVPEPASVFGLLTVGAFGVAGLKRKQKTA, from the coding sequence ATGGTTACTAGAAATCAATTATCGATAGCTACTGCGACTTTCATCGTTTTAAGTTCTTTCATACCCGCAAAAGCTTTAGCGTTTAGCATCATCTCTGAGGTATTTGGTTCTCCTACCCCAAGAAATATTAACGGGCAAAGCTTACAAAACGGTGATTTTTTAATTACACCGATTCAACCTCACGTTACTTGGCTAGGGGACGGTATTGACGAAGTCACTTCTTGGAGTTTTGACTTTACAGATCACCCAAACTACGGAACCTTTACCCCTTCAACCAAATTAGCCTCAGCATTGCTGACTTTGACCCTTACTCCAAAAAGTGGTTTACTAATAACAGATACTATGGGTATTACAGGTCTCAAAAGCATAAATGTACCGAATATACCTGGACTACCTGCTTTGCACCAAAAAGGGACGATAACGCTGAACTTATTTGATTATGGGTTTACCTCCCAAGAAATTATGGGGGTTCTAACTGCTAACAACGGCATTATCCCGTGGGGTTATCAAGATGACTCCATTCTGTCTTACGCAAAACTTGAGCTAGAAGCTGTTCCCGAACCTGCCTCGGTATTTGGTCTATTAACTGTGGGTGCTTTCGGGGTTGCTGGATTGAAACGCAAACAAAAAACCGCGTAA
- a CDS encoding LL-diaminopimelate aminotransferase, with the protein MQFAERLQPLQANVFADMDRAKAKARAKGRDLIDLSLGSSDLAAASQITDAIAHSLTDPSTHGYLLFHGTRNFREAVQAWYLQKFGIAVDPETEVLPLIGSQEGTAHLPLALLNPGDFALLQDPGYPSHAGGVYLAGGQIYPMPLRAENQFLPVFADIPEAVLAQAKMMVLSYPHNPTTAIAPLSFFQEAVAFCQRHNLVLVHDFPYVDLVFGGDRLSLAPSILQADPEKSVSIEFFTLSKSYSMGGFRVGYAIGNAQLILALRQIKAAIDFNQYRGILNGAIAALTGPQDNVQQTVATFRQRRDAFIAALNRIGWSVETPPATMYIWAKLPEPWSNNSIEFATQLVEATGVAVAPGRGFGKSGEGYVRFALVHEPPILETAVSRIAEFLKQ; encoded by the coding sequence ATGCAATTTGCCGAACGTCTCCAACCCTTACAAGCCAACGTTTTTGCTGATATGGATCGTGCTAAGGCAAAAGCGAGAGCCAAAGGACGCGATTTAATCGATCTGTCCCTCGGATCGTCAGACTTAGCGGCGGCGAGTCAGATTACCGATGCGATCGCCCATTCGCTGACCGATCCCAGCACCCACGGCTACCTGCTGTTTCATGGCACCCGCAACTTCCGCGAAGCCGTGCAAGCGTGGTATTTGCAAAAATTCGGCATTGCAGTCGATCCTGAAACCGAGGTTCTGCCTCTCATTGGTTCCCAAGAAGGAACAGCCCATCTCCCCCTTGCTTTGTTAAATCCAGGGGATTTCGCCCTCTTACAAGATCCAGGCTATCCTTCTCATGCGGGTGGGGTGTATCTTGCAGGCGGTCAAATTTACCCCATGCCCTTACGGGCGGAAAACCAATTTCTCCCCGTCTTCGCCGATATCCCAGAGGCGGTCCTCGCCCAGGCGAAGATGATGGTCTTAAGTTATCCCCATAACCCCACAACGGCGATCGCGCCCTTATCCTTCTTTCAAGAAGCCGTCGCCTTTTGCCAGCGCCACAACCTAGTATTAGTCCATGACTTCCCCTACGTCGATCTAGTCTTTGGGGGCGATCGCCTCTCCCTCGCCCCTTCCATTTTGCAAGCCGATCCGGAAAAATCAGTTTCCATTGAATTCTTCACCCTATCCAAATCCTATAGTATGGGCGGGTTCCGCGTCGGTTATGCCATTGGCAATGCCCAGTTAATTTTGGCTTTGCGGCAAATCAAAGCCGCCATCGACTTTAACCAATATCGCGGTATTTTAAACGGGGCGATCGCTGCCTTAACCGGCCCGCAAGACAACGTACAGCAAACAGTAGCCACCTTCCGCCAGCGTCGCGACGCCTTTATCGCCGCCCTCAACCGCATCGGCTGGTCGGTCGAAACGCCCCCCGCCACCATGTATATATGGGCAAAACTCCCCGAACCCTGGTCCAATAATTCCATCGAATTCGCCACGCAACTCGTAGAAGCTACAGGCGTCGCCGTTGCCCCCGGTAGAGGCTTCGGCAAATCAGGCGAAGGCTACGTCCGTTTCGCCCTCGTCCACGAACCCCCCATCCTAGAAACCGCAGTCAGTCGAATTGCTGAGTTTCTCAAGCAGTAA
- a CDS encoding co-chaperone YbbN: MSSVSEINDAQFESEVLQADQFVLVYFWADWCGPCRLVKPSIEWAAEHYGDRLKVVKLEVDPNPETVKKYKVEGIPALRLFQNSQLIEQREGAIARQQLAELLDAHLSA; the protein is encoded by the coding sequence ATGAGTAGTGTTTCTGAAATTAACGATGCCCAATTTGAAAGCGAAGTTTTGCAAGCCGACCAATTTGTTTTAGTGTACTTCTGGGCTGATTGGTGCGGGCCGTGTCGGCTCGTCAAGCCGTCCATTGAATGGGCGGCCGAGCATTATGGCGATCGCCTCAAAGTTGTTAAACTCGAAGTCGATCCCAACCCAGAAACCGTCAAAAAATATAAAGTAGAAGGGATTCCGGCACTGAGGCTATTTCAAAACAGTCAACTCATCGAGCAACGCGAAGGCGCGATCGCGCGCCAACAACTTGCCGAGTTGCTCGACGCCCACCTTTCCGCCTAG